The window GTAGAAGGTTAAGCTTTTATCAATTTGTCTTGTTATTGACCGAATGCTTGTTGCTAAGGTAGTTTTCGGAAACAATGAAGGAGTTTTGGCTTCGGCTATTTGtattggttaatttttttttctcaagaaGTCACGTTTAATAGTTTTTGCATGCTGAGGAGATTTAATAGGATTGCATCTTGTTACTTCAATTACCTTCTATCGAATAGTGATTTTGGGTAATGATGGAACGTTCAATTTTCTTTGGTGTTTCGGGGTAGAAACATGTATACAAGATTAGGAAGGAAAATGAACTAACTTTAAGACATTCGAAATAAATGATGGGTTCATAACTGACGTTAATTAGGCACTTATGTCTATTGTTTTGTAGTGTTAGGGTAGTTTCGAAGGAGCAATGACCTTTACTTAAACaggttcaatttttatttattttgtaaagaaGCTGAAATAAATTCATTCACCCAACAAAACTGCCCTAAAGGAGAAATGAGAAGGTGTCCCATTATCTAAGATGAAGGATTACATAAAAAGCCCATCAATCTAAGTCGATGATGGAGGTTGAATCAGGAATAatgacaaaaagaagaaaaagaaaaaaagaaaaagaaaaagacgaaAAGAGCTTATGTTGGCCTCTCCAATTAGAGAGCTCGAACTGTTGAAGATCATCTAAAGTTTTTGGAGGCAAAGTTTCCACCGAAGATGTTGAGAGAGACTCTTCGCGTCATTTACACCTCAAGTTGTTTCGATAATTACCCTTCAACTCACCAAGATAAAAGGCCTCAAAGCTGCCCTTTTCCGTTTTAAATCATTCTTGGGTTATAGGACCTGCTAGaatcactttttgttatttgtgaATGAATAAATCAGAGATGGgttcttttgaatttgatcgcacaattttctcttttctaggTCGATCCCAAATcattatgcattttttattatctcaaGCTAAAGAAGACTTCAGAGATGTATGCTAACTTAGACTGAAGTTGACATAAGGATatgtgttttcatttttttgtataaatcgATACACGTCTTTCTATTAGTTTCTGTAtgtattttggtattttgtttatttcaaatttcacagCAGATATGTGGGTGTTCTACATTAAACTAAACCTACTGTTTAGTGGTTTCAATTCTGAAAGTTTTCACCTCTAGCTGTTTGaagcaagtttttttttcttaatcttaaCAGGTGGAGTTGGAACCTCTAGCTGGTCAGCAACACCCACCTCCAAAACCGGTAGATGCCATGGATGATAAGCAGGACTGAGTCTGGAACTTTCTGTTGTACATACCTGTCAGCAAGATGGACAAATATTTGGGACTCCGGACTGGAAGCTTGGACGCCTTTGATTTTAGGAAACTATGATTCCAATCGGtcaggaaaaaggaaaaaaaaaaaaaaaaaaacttcaaacttcaaacacTAATACTATCAATACAGTTCATTTTGTCAGTGCATTCTGAATAACACCAATACAGACAGTATGTATACTTTCTGAATAATTTAGTTGGATGGGTTGAATATGTTCTCCTTagatttagttaattaatgcTCGTAAATGGAATTGGCCTAAAACATTACCTTAATGTCTTCCAACTCTTTTATTCCCATAGAAATTTGACATTGATGTCTTGTCTGCTTTATCTGCGTTcacctttttctcttttttgtgaAGTTCATGGAGCAAGACCTGACTAAGGTATGTGTTGTTCTCTCGATgagttattaaattttcataagtCTAATATAAAgtcaatcaatttaaattatcgTGGCTCACATTTGAAAACCATCCATACATTAATTCTGAGTTAAACATATggatgtttttcaaaataatcatgAAATTTATAATCCTATcaattctataattttttatatggCCCCACGTTAAACCAACATTTGTTcactttatcattttttgaaaggcttttccattttttcagAGGAACAAATTTTCTGTctcatcttttaatttatattactttttacattaattCCAACTGCTCAGAAATGGGTGTCTGTTAGGACTTGGGATAGTGTCCATTTATCCTGAAGATGATagttttagaagaaaagattACTAAACAGATTCAGTTTTGGGCGTCTTGGTCGATGCGGTGGTTTTAATCTCGACGTCTTCACCTTCCTCCTCTCTGAACTTCTTATAAATAATCGCCCTTGTAAAACTTCCATGTCCGAACCACCAAAATTAGGGAAACAACTCCTCCCAACACCGTCGTCCCCGTGATTATAAGAAATGCCTTTCTGTAACACTCCACTCCCAAGCAACTCAAATTCTCCCCTGCTCCCTCCATCTGCCTTCAGCCTCCCTGTCGTACAAATGACCCATCACTTTCACATTCATAATATACGTCCCAATAGGGTTTGCAGCTACTCCCAAATCGCTTAGAGTCGCATAGTACTTCAACCCAAAAATTTCCGATACGATTGCCAAGATCAATGGCAACTGCGCTCCAAAGCAGAACCCAATtatgattgaagaaaaatacagTGAATGTGGAACTCCGAATGCGATTAGAAGATGGCTGACGCAGGATAAAATAAGCGTCCCGAAGAGAAATAGAGGACGTGGGACTTTGTACTTTTTCCAGAAATATTCCGATACGAATCCGGAGGCTACACGGCCGAGGTAATTCCATATGCTGACCAGAGAGATGAATGTGGTGGTACTCTGAGATGGGTACCCCAAAGACTCTCCGATTTGACCTAAATTGTCCATAGCCGCCAACGTTCCACCGACACCACAGATTAAGGCGATAAAAAGAATGATCATATCGACGCTGAAAATGGCTTGAGGGATTGTGTAGTCCTCTCCTCTGTTTGAGGgtttaaacatgtttttaaagCAGGAGTCCGACGGAGGGCTCAGTGGCACTGCCGAGATAAGTGGCGGCGGTGGTTGTTGAGATGCTAACTCTAGTTGTCCATTTGGATTTCCGATTTTACTCTTCCAAACAATCAGTTCCTCTCTGAAAGCAATGGCCAGAGGCAGTAAAAGCAGAAAAATCACAACAATGGCACTTCCGACGTATTGTATTTGTTGAAACCGGGTACGACCATTAACGACCCCGCAAGGCCGAGAGAAATATAAAGGATATGGTATAAAACTTTGGCCTCGTTGGGCAGCCGGAGATCCTTAATGATGCGAACGGAACGGAAGAAAACAACAGTGATGGAGGCGGGAAACCAAGCGATTAAGAGAATAAAACATTTGGAATTGTTGCCATAAAAGGCAAAGTAAAGCTGGGACAAAATGGCGCCGCTTAAGCCAACGTAACCCTTCAAAAGCCCCAAAACACAACCACGATTTTGCGGGAAGTTATTGACACAGGTTACAATAGCCCCAGTATTTGTGAAGGTCTGAGAATTAGCTCCGATGCAAATGTAGAGACACATATGCCATATTTGGGGCTTGGGGATCCGTTTGGTTACGGCTAGCCAAATCATGGTGTAGCCAAAAAGGTTCATGACGGCGCCGATTAGAAGAATCATCCAAGTCGGAGCTACCTCATTGATGAGACCGCAGATGATGCCGGCATTGCCGCCTAAGGCCTTGAAGAAGCTGAGCAAATTGAGGGTGGTTTGGTCGTAGCCAAAGGCAGATTTGATGTCGGAGGAGTAGAGGGCAAACGTGAAGGCGGCCCCGGAGACGGACATCATGAGAATGGAGGCAAAGGCTGAGAACCACCGTCCAAAGAGCAACTGATGCCAGAAGGGGTCGCCGGAGGTTGCCATTTTTGTTCCGGTCAGTTGTTGGGAGATGTAATGGTCACTGAGTTGGAGTgcataaatacattttatactaaaaagtaaaagaagaaaaaaagttttactttcttaaaatttttatattttattttatttaagcaCAATTAATAgagagtttttgtttttagattagTGCATAAAGTATAAGCTTATATATTCttatataaatttcttaattttatcccttttattttttgttcttctatGTTACTTTTGgctatttataaatgttttaaaaaataatataacaataaaaaatatggcTGGAGTATTTTGCTAACCTATAcaagtatttattattataattattttataagtttagttaaattttgtagtcaactaattcttttttagatttaagCTATTTCCTATTTTCTTGAGAGTTAGAGCTCAAATGTAGGGAATGTACAGTAATGGCAATAGCAATGTTAAAAGTTTAGCTAactaataattgaattttaaaaccctatattgaaattaaattttcaggGTACCTAAAACTTTCATCATTGACCAAGGCTATCTTAGAGAGATCCATACACATCTATCATTACCAAAATTTATCACTTCCAAACAGTTCCACTTAACCCTTATCATGCTTATTATTAACAGGATGATATAGTGTCTCTCAAGAGCATTGATCTCCTTGCACCTCTTTGAATGAATTTGGGTCTCTATCCAAGTGAATGCATTCTAAATGATCTCGGAGCACTCAACCAACATCCTCTGTTTGATTAACAAGATGACAACAACGCTCTTTTGGCCCGTTGATTTGCAAGTAAGACattggtttaatttgattatgttacttatgttttaattttttctttacccTGAATGGTTTACTCCTCTTATATGTGTAAGAAAATCAGACGagataacaaagaaataaacagATCTTTAATGTCAATTTTTGATTGACATTGTGGGTATATTTAATAAGGCTACAATGTCGATCGCTACCGGGGTTGGAAAATGTTGTATATATTTCGAAACATGCATCTATATATGACTTTACTATAGATGTTTGTTCCAACTTCCAAGTGACAGGAGAGTATTTTTAGAtgattaattgttatatattctTGTGAAGTGCGGTACTATATTagtatatttcattttataagtttatttttttattaacttaattgGTTCTTCAGATGCTTACAATTTCTCTGAGTCCTTAGtatatatcattatatattcttttccaCTCTATGTGATGGTCTCTCTTTGAGCTTTTTCTTGTGGATGAATTCATAGATTTGTTTAAATGAAGGGATAGATAATAGGCTATTAATGTGGGATACGAtaacttattaattaaaagcagTAAAAAGCTCACCTATAAGCTCTCTATTTTAACATTATTGTGctttaatttgtgtttaaataaCTCTTTTAGTCCTTTGTGTTAACACCGTGAAGTTGTTGGGGGCAAACTGACTATTTTTGTAACGAAAGGTTAAGTAAACTCCTAATTAAAGATTATGAACTAAATTATACCAAATTCATGCTGTTGCAGCTACTGTTAGTTAAGTTTTACTGCTCAATTTCTTAACGCACAATGTCTTACAAAATTCTTAAATTCgttaagatatatatacacacacatacgTCCTCACTAGTTAGTAATGaataaattgacaaactaGGTTTGGTCGGTGATGTGAAGTCCAACAAGTTCCTATCAATTGTAAATTGTTGACTTGTCATAGACCTCAGTTGGTCACCTGAACTCTAATGTTCAAGTTAGTATTATCAACCTTTGAAATgaataacttttgttttatagAAGGAAGTGTgtcaaaaaatttagattgcACCTATTAGCTCAAGCTCGATTCGTGTTAATGGTAGTTCTTTTTGTAGGTAATGTTGTCTTTAATTTGAGTTTGTATGAGTAAGTTGTATTGTCAAATGTTTTTGTATTAGGTCTTCAACATATATTTCTGCGATTCTGTTGAAAACACGTtgcttaattatttaatatcatGTGACAAATTGTTGATTTGTTGCCCATggttaataaaaatcaaaatattgttactaaaatgttaattataaCTATTAAATACAAAGATGAAGCATGAATACACATGACTTTTTTAGTAGTAATTATTAgatatgaaatataaagatGCACACACTATAATGTTTAATACGGTTAAGATAAAATAGGTtagaaacttaaaataatacattagAATTTAACTAGTAATAGTTTGATCAAACTCATATAACCTTTGAAGGCTTAtgttattgaaaatgaaataatttgtgTTGCGGAAAATGATGGAtcagaaataaagaaattttgagttatGTTTTTGGAATAAAAGACAGAGATGAAAGTGTTAGGAGAAGAAAGACGACATTGAAAAAGGCATGAGGAACTAAAGTTTAAAGTATTATTGAAGGTATAAAGATGATGAAATGTAAAGAAAGAGACAACTGCCAGTTGGGGAGTTTGGCTTTTGGGAATTCAGAGGGCATTTGAATGAGTTGTGGTGAGAAAATATGGAAGACCTAATTTGTCAATATCAAAGAATATCAACATCTTTGCTTGGGTTTAAACTCATTCCAAcccttcatttctttttaccttttcaagaaaatgaaaattatcaTTTACCCATTAATACTCTTCTGTTGTAAAAACAGATAAAAATACtgcaacaaaaattattaacaaacaTATAATCTTAATAGTTTATATGAGTCAGAAGGATATACACCAAAATGTAGTTTGTTAGCCTAACCTTCCACATGGGActccttccttttctttgaaaccaaaatgattttctccaaataatttgtctaaaacaaaattattattaccgAGTTAGATTGTTTAAAGGGTTGTTCAATGCTCTAGACAGAAACATCATCACTAAAACACCCGATTGGTATCACTTATTTGGCCtataaatcatataatataagacACCTTTGTAAAAGGTAAGTGTTTGTTTATggttaaaatttgattgacATAGCTTTTTAGGGAGCCAAGAGGTATATGGAGGAAGGCAGCCCTTTTTGATTAAAAAGACAGCCACAAAGGGCATAATTTGTTGGTCTTTCTCCATCTTCCAAATTGAGTGGACACCATAACCCTAAGATAATTAAACAACACACATAGATATTAATTACtttgtatatatttcatgtatttatgttgcaaaattaaagtcataataataaaagtttccAAGTGTTCCTTTGAATTGATGTTatacctttttcctttttcatgtAACTTATCGATTGGAGTAAGGTAAAGAAAAGGTCCCATCTCACACCAATGATTTATCACTTCAAAATCACTACAAATTCTAACcctttatatttgttttaatctaTAGTACTCTACTAGGCCAACAAAAACAACtacttttactttatatatactcatatttaatttcaacatTGGGATATTGACATTTATTAGTATATTAATAATTCCGTccataataattaacatattaGTACTCACTCTCCATTTAACTTTTTcgaataaaaattgaaatatattacTGTCATTATGATATCAAATCGTTCCACACAAGTGGCatgtagaataaaaaattgttattatttattgattgagAGTGACGTTGTTAAGTACAAGTGGGtttatatgaatattattgttaaagaAAGTAAATGTAAAGGAAAATTGATGAAGGGGAAGAGGGTCAAAGGCCATAGCCAACCAAGGAAGAAACCAAAAAAGTTGTCCATTACTATGATGccaaaattaatgtttaagaTCAATTTTAACATATGCTATATTGTGTAGCCAATCAAATTCATTACTTTAGAGGGAGAGTGGTGGAGGCATTATTAGTGGAATCCAACAAACAAGAATCAACAAGTTGATGTTAGAGATTCTTATCCCAATGTCAATGGGGATGtcattctactttttcttcttcttcttctttttaattcacCCTTCAggatatttttccttttctttttcagaaattgtttgatttgattattgGATTAGTGAGAAATGGGTTTTGTTAGTATTTAACAATTGAATTATTGAGTGTAAGTTTCCAATACACTTTGTCTTTTGCGTAGTAGTTTGCTTaggaataattatttaataggTATATATCAAGAACGTACATTAAATCATACacttttatattgatatagtACAATTCATCTCAATgcaatatcttttttcttatcaaaTGATTGACTTAATTGGTTTcaataatgtttatttttctaactaGTTTAATCTTCATAGTCACAATAGTGTATGATATTTAGTATCACTTGCAAATATAAGATAGATTATtaagaaaggaaattaaaagatcttgttttttttttataaatatatgaaaagattaattagctaaaaaaaaatattaattaaagaataaaattgaaagttctcttttataatttaatttttttgggtttgttccttcttttttaGACCAatcatcatattttaaaaatgcatattccttttttcttcttcagctATATTCCCTCAATATCTCCAAATCCAAATacctcaaagaaaaaaaaagaaaagaaaagagaatctAAGTAAATatccttttcaaataaaagaagtagaaaattaaaaagtacaaacaataaaaatattattaaattttcaccTCCCTGGAtttacttttcctttctaatattttcaaatttattaagatTGATATAAGAAATGAATGAGCATTTTGAAATCTAATTAAAACTTAgggattaaattaattaaaaatgttataaaatatagagattGATTATTAAACCTTCACTTTTAATctaacttttcctttttctttttttttggttgttctGTCTTTTGTCACCTTCTTTAGATTTTCTTTGTCcgtcataaaaagaaattccacAAATTTCCTACCTCAATCctcaatcttttctttttcttaatttacaaaattgcACCCCTTATAGAAgattttgtgtgtgtgtgtgtgtgtgtatgtaaaGTTGATTGAAGGGAGAGTGTGATAGAACGGATTAAGTAAAATGGAAATCAATTAGTATTTGAAAAAGCATAATTGTTTAGGGAATTTTTGGGATTGTGAAGGACATTTTGGTCAAAGGACTAGAGAAAgtgttaaaagttaaaaggacTAATGCATTTTTGTGCTTGAGAGAACCCATCGGAATACTCTGAATCTCAGAACCCCACCGACGaggaagaagaacaagaacaacaaGAAAACGAAGAAATAAAGATATGGGTATTTTACAGGACGATGTGGTGCTTGTAAGACCGTCGGAGAAAGATGATGAGCCAACTGTCATCACTGTTAATTGTCCCGATAAAACTGGGTTGGGTTGCGACTTGTGCCGCATAATTCTCTTTTTTGGTCTAAACATTGTCAGAGGCGGTGAGTAAATCcttaaataatttctttgcTTTAAATTTAGACGTTCTGGGTTGGTTTTGTTATCAGTGTTTTTATCAGCAGGTAGTGGGCGattggtttgtttgttttttttttttgttttttgatcGATTTGTTTGAATTAGTGATGTGATGTTGTTGTTAATCTTGTGATTATGTCAATACCATGTTGAAGATGTTACGACCGATGGTAAATGGTGCTACATAGTGTTTTGGGTGACTGGAAATTCATCGACGAGGTGGGGATTATTGAAACAGAGGCTGATGGAGGTTTGCCCTTCTTGTTCTTCAGCTTCTATGCTTTCTTATTTCCGCCCGGAACCGCAGTCATCAAAGCCCCCCGATatgtttcttttgaaattttgttgccATGACAGAAGAGGGCTTTTACACGGTTTGTTCATTTCCTTccctttaatttgtttgttctgAGTAGGAGTAGGACTTTATATTGGATTACCTGTTTCAACCCGTCAGTTGAACTTTGTTCCTTAAATGCAGACCCCCCGTCCCcctaaggaagaaaaaagagagcaAAGTGTGGAATATTGTTCTTCTTGTCTCCTCCCTTGGTTTCTTTTTGTGTTGATTGCATATCTGTCTCTAATTTTGAGAGTGGTTTTCTTTGTAGATGTAACCTGGGTTCTTTGCGAGCTGGAACTTCTTATAGAGAAAGTGAAAGTGTCAACCACCCCAGATGGAAAAGTGATGGACTTGTTTTTCATCATTGACACCAGGTTTAACATCGACCTTTATTTATCTTCTCTATGTGTAATTTATGTATTTCTCAAGGATTAAATCATTTTGATTGACCTCCGTGGGATGGATTCATGGTTTCATGAGAGGTAGGATAGTATAGCTTGCATAAATAGTTCAAGTAGTTCAGCTCATCGGATATGTTATTGGCAAGGAAAACGAAAGTGGACGGTTATACGAGTAGTATGAGTGGGAAGTGGTGTTTGCAGGGAgttctttcattttagtttaaattgtAACTAATCTTTTGTGGTCAACTCTTCTTGAGCGAGCTTTCCTGTTTTACCTCGTtgtctccattttttttctctttacctGTGAGTAGTTGGGTGGAAGGTGTTGGGCTTGAAAGTTCTTGAGATGATGgcaatatattcatattttcagTAGTAAAGGGAGCCAGTAgatgttgaatttgaatgtacAATTGAAGACCTTGAGGAGAGAAATCCCAAATCGTGTTTgacatgtatatataatatatttaacttctATGTACTAATGTCtgttgtttttcctttttccttgtttcagaaaacatattttcatttttgtgttTCCATTAGGGAGCTTATGCACACGGCAAAGAGACAGCGGGACACATGTGAACACTTGAAACATGTCTTGGGGGATGCAGTGATAAGTTGCGAAATAGAGATGATTGACACTGAAGTTATGTTATGCTCCCAGGCATCCTCTCTTCCACCTGAAATTGTTGAAGAATCATGTAGCTTGGAGTTGAATGAAAAGTCACCTAGCAGATCACTAGCTTCTAAAGACGTATCTGTCACATTGGACAATTCGCTCAGTCCTTCTCATACCCTTGTTCAAATTGTCTGTCAAGATCACAAGGGTCTTATTTATGACATTATGAGAACTCTCAAGGACTACAACATTCAGGTATATAATCATTCAGTTCAATGTCTAAGTAATatgtatttctttcaaaagttaTCACTGAATGGCCATATGGTTATTGGAAATGTTGGCACCTAATTCTGTTGGGTCTGATTCTTTCCTCTAATTCGTCATAAGACGAAgattcattaaaattattttcttgtactGCATATTAGTTCAGGTTCTgttatcaatatttaaactcaATTGTGTAGCCAGATCTCGTATGGACGATTTAATAAGAAgcagaaaaaaatatgtgagATTGACTTGTTCATCATGCAAGCTGATGGAAAGAAGATTC of the Cucumis sativus cultivar 9930 chromosome 3, Cucumber_9930_V3, whole genome shotgun sequence genome contains:
- the LOC101221909 gene encoding ACT domain-containing protein ACR10 isoform X3, whose product is MGILQDDVVLVRPSEKDDEPTVITVNCPDKTGLGCDLCRIILFFGLNIVRGDVTTDGKWCYIVFWVTGNSSTRWGLLKQRLMEVCPSCSSASMLSYFRPEPQSSKPPDMFLLKFCCHDRRGLLHDVTWVLCELELLIEKVKVSTTPDGKVMDLFFIIDTRELMHTAKRQRDTCEHLKHVLGDAVISCEIEMIDTEVMLCSQASSLPPEIVEESCSLELNEKSPSRSLASKDVSVTLDNSLSPSHTLVQIVCQDHKGLIYDIMRTLKDYNIQISYGRFNKKQKKICEIDLFIMQADGKKILDQSKQNALSTRLQIELIRPLRVAVLSRGPDTELLVANPTELSGKGRPLVFYDITLALKLLDIGIFLI
- the LOC101221909 gene encoding ACT domain-containing protein ACR10 isoform X1; amino-acid sequence: MGILQDDVVLVRPSEKDDEPTVITVNCPDKTGLGCDLCRIILFFGLNIVRGDVTTDGKWCYIVFWVTGNSSTRWGLLKQRLMEVCPSCSSASMLSYFRPEPQSSKPPDMFLLKFCCHDRRGLLHDVTWVLCELELLIEKVKVSTTPDGKVMDLFFIIDTRELMHTAKRQRDTCEHLKHVLGDAVISCEIEMIDTEVMLCSQASSLPPEIVEESCSLELNEKSPSRSLASKDVSVTLDNSLSPSHTLVQIVCQDHKGLIYDIMRTLKDYNIQISYGRFNKKQKKICEIDLFIMQADGKKILDQSKQNALSTRLQIELIRPLRVAVLSRGPDTELLVANPTELSGKGRPLVFYDITLALKLLDIGIFLAEIRRHLIGDREWEVYRVMLDEGAGSSVPRSKIEEGVRKMLMGWA
- the LOC101221909 gene encoding ACT domain-containing protein ACR10 isoform X2 is translated as MGILQDDVVLVRPSEKDDEPTVITVNCPDKTGLGCDLCRIILFFGLNIVRGDVTTDGKWCYIVFWVTGNSSTRWGLLKQRLMEVCPSCSSASMLSYFRPEPQSSKPPDMFLLKFCCHDRRGLLHDVTWVLCELELLIEKVKVSTTPDGKVMDLFFIIDTRELMHTAKRQRDTCEHLKHVLGDAVISCEIEMIDTEVMLCSQASSLPPEIVEESCSLELNEKSPSRSLASKDVSVTLDNSLSPSHTLVQIVCQDHKGLIYDIMRTLKDYNIQISYGRFNKKQKKICEIDLFIMQADGKKILDQSKQNALSTRLQIELIRPLRVAVLSRGPDTELLVANPTELSGKGRPLVFYDITLALKLLDIGIFLLAQI